From the Musa acuminata AAA Group cultivar baxijiao chromosome BXJ3-7, Cavendish_Baxijiao_AAA, whole genome shotgun sequence genome, one window contains:
- the LOC135642199 gene encoding F-box/kelch-repeat protein At5g26960-like, producing the protein MADACNSRSLSWLVKPCRPDPRREIIAHPSLEIVHHHHNLRPSAVASASAAAPIMSLPDDLLLECLSRVPSSSLPALPLVCRRFSLLLDSPAFLRLRCAHGRLRRTLHALALSDLGLLSSTSLPVDAPLASAWAPSSASAVLPLEALDGSFSFSHARVAAVGRSIYIIGRGATLRYDTWTGAVAPRAPTIFPRKKFAAAAIGGKIYVAGGVARTSAVEEYDPTADAWRVVAEAPRQRYGCVGAVAGGVFYIAGGLRVGGVGGEGGRLDAHVCAGSMDAYNVEAGAWVRGRPGAGTVAGAAAAVPGGGCVVGACGTGVHVYVVASHAVELSFWRWEARARRSGGGEWARLEPPPISARAGLGGALRFSCAAVGEEKVVALVHVSVGCGGGGRRGSDAVAVEGAVLVYDIKGGEWTRGPDLPPGLRRAAVACVEF; encoded by the coding sequence ATGGCGGATGCCTGCAACTCCCGCAGCCTCTCGTGGCTCGTCAAGCCCTGCCGACCCGATCCTCGCCGCGAGATCATCGCCCATCCCTCGCTGGAAATCGTCCACCATCACCACAACCTCAGGCCGTCAGCCGTCGCCTCCGCGTCTGCGGCAGCCCCGATCATGTCGCTCCCGGACGATCTCCTCTTGGAGTGCCTCTCCAGGGTTCCTTCATCTTCCCTCCCTGCCCTTCCCCTCGTCTGCCGCCGCTTCTCCCTCCTCCTCGACTCCCCTGCCTTCCTCCGCCTCCGCTGCGCTCACGGCCGCCTCCGTCGTACCCTCCACGCCCTAGCGCTCTCCGATCTCGGCCTTCTCTCCTCCACCTCCCTCCCGGTCGACGCTCCCCTCGCCTCCGCCTGGGCTCCATCTTCCGCCTCTGCAGTCCTCCCCCTCGAGGCACTCGACGGATCGTTCTCCTTCTCCCACGCCCGCGTCGCCGCCGTCGGCCGCTCAATCTACATCATTGGCCGCGGCGCCACTCTCCGCTACGACACGTGGACGGGTGCGGTTGCCCCTCGGGCCCCGACCATTTTTCCTCGCAAGAAATTCGCCGCCGCCGCGATTGGCGGCAAGATCTACGTGGCCGGAGGCGTCGCCCGTACTTCGGCAGTCGAGGAGTACGACCCGACGGCCGACGCGTGGCGGGTGGTGGCGGAGGCTCCGAGGCAGCGGTATGGCTGCGTGGGCGCCGTCGCCGGAGGGGTGTTCTACATTGCCGGAGGACTGCGCGTCGGTGGCGTCGGAGGGGAGGGCGGGAGGCTGGACGCGCACGTGTGCGCGGGGTCGATGGACGCCTACAACGTGGAGGCAGGGGCGTGGGTTAGGGGGCGGCCGGGCGCGGGGACGGTGGCGGGTGCGGCGGCAGCAGTGCCGGGAGGCGGGTGCGTTGTCGGGGCTTGCGGGACGGGGGTGCACGTGTACGTGGTCGCGAGCCACGCGGTGGAGCTGTCGTTCTGGCGGTGGGAAGCGAGGGCTCGAAGAAGCGGCGGCGGCGAGTGGGCGCGATTGGAGCCGCCTCCGATATCGGCTCGGGCGGGTCTCGGCGGGGCTTTGCGCTTTAGCTGCGCCGCAGTAGGGGAGGAGAAGGTGGTGGCGCTCGTCCATGTCTCGGTCGGGTGCGGCGGTGGGGGGAGGAGGGGTTCGGACGCCGTCGCGGTGGAGGGGGCGGTGCTGGTGTACGACATCAAGGGCGGCGAGTGGACCCGCGGGCCGGACCTCCCTCCGGGGCTTCGACGAGCGGCCGTTGCCTGCGTCGAGTTCTGA
- the LOC135642707 gene encoding uncharacterized protein LOC135642707 isoform X2, whose translation MAASSTSGSGRDIGGSGGGLAAGEMEVEAYRRLFPLPFYERHLLDSVRPDARPLHRARPVASADGSALVKIGDTTMLAAIKLEVMTPSADAPDEGSLAIEFHMPPICSPIVRPGRPAEVAPVVSKQLSDVLLSSGMINLKELSLITGKAAWMAYLDIYCLNADGSLFDAALLSAIAAFSHLQIPLVSLSDDGRVVAVSGDLLEDESTPELVNKERKLLLHSIPFSLTCILHKKYILADPTAEEESIMETSITVVLDSSERLVSIYKPGGPVLAHTSTVKDCIVLTKHRMKELQNILEESLSAMEVV comes from the exons atGGCGGCGTCGTCGACGAGCGGCAGCGGCCGCGACATAGGCGGCAGCGGAGGAGGGTTGGCGGCAGGGGAGATGGAGGTGGAAGCGTATCGCCGCCTCTTCCCCCTCCCCTTCTACGAGCGCCACCTCCTCGACTCCGTCCGCCCCGACGCCCGCCCTCTTCATCGCGCCC GCCCTGTTGCTTCTGCTGATGGCTCTGCTTTGGTCAAGATTGGCGACACG ACAATGCTAGCAGCGATCAAGCTTGAGGTCATGACCCCATCTGCTGATGCGCCTGATGAGGGCTCTTTAG CTATTGAGTTCCACATGCCACCAATTTGTTCGCCGATTGTTAGGCCTGGGAGACCAGCGGAGGTAGCTCCTGTAGTTTCGAAGCAATTGTCAGATGTTTTACTGAG TTCTGGGATGATAAATTTAAAGGAGCTTTCTTTGATTACTGGAAAAGCTGCATGGATGGCCTATCTG GATATTTATTGTCTCAACGCTGATGGCTCTCTATTTGATGCCGCACTACTTTCTGCAATTGCTGCATTCTCTCACT TGCAAATCCCCCTTGTTTCTCTCAGTGATGATGGAAGAGTAGTTGCAGTTTCTGGGGATCTACTGGAAGATGAATCAACACCAGAATTGGTTAATAAAGAGAGGAAGCTTTTGCTGCACAGTATCCCATTTTCTCTAACATGCATACTTCACAAAAAGTACATCTTGGCAGACCCAACTGCTGAGGAAGAGTCAATTATGGAAACTTCTATAACTGTAGTTTTGGATTCTTCAGAGCGGCTGGTGTCGATCTATAAACCTGGGGGACCAGTTCTTGCCCACACATCAACTGTTAAG GATTGCATCGTTCTCACAAAACATAGAATGAAGGAGCTGCAGAATATATTAGAGGAATCCCTTTCTGCCATGGAGGTAGTCTAG
- the LOC135642707 gene encoding uncharacterized protein LOC135642707 isoform X1, translating into MAASSTSGSGRDIGGSGGGLAAGEMEVEAYRRLFPLPFYERHLLDSVRPDARPLHRARDTSIALGPVASADGSALVKIGDTTMLAAIKLEVMTPSADAPDEGSLAIEFHMPPICSPIVRPGRPAEVAPVVSKQLSDVLLSSGMINLKELSLITGKAAWMAYLDIYCLNADGSLFDAALLSAIAAFSHLQIPLVSLSDDGRVVAVSGDLLEDESTPELVNKERKLLLHSIPFSLTCILHKKYILADPTAEEESIMETSITVVLDSSERLVSIYKPGGPVLAHTSTVKDCIVLTKHRMKELQNILEESLSAMEVV; encoded by the exons atGGCGGCGTCGTCGACGAGCGGCAGCGGCCGCGACATAGGCGGCAGCGGAGGAGGGTTGGCGGCAGGGGAGATGGAGGTGGAAGCGTATCGCCGCCTCTTCCCCCTCCCCTTCTACGAGCGCCACCTCCTCGACTCCGTCCGCCCCGACGCCCGCCCTCTTCATCGCGCCCGTGATACTTCCATTGCCCTCG GCCCTGTTGCTTCTGCTGATGGCTCTGCTTTGGTCAAGATTGGCGACACG ACAATGCTAGCAGCGATCAAGCTTGAGGTCATGACCCCATCTGCTGATGCGCCTGATGAGGGCTCTTTAG CTATTGAGTTCCACATGCCACCAATTTGTTCGCCGATTGTTAGGCCTGGGAGACCAGCGGAGGTAGCTCCTGTAGTTTCGAAGCAATTGTCAGATGTTTTACTGAG TTCTGGGATGATAAATTTAAAGGAGCTTTCTTTGATTACTGGAAAAGCTGCATGGATGGCCTATCTG GATATTTATTGTCTCAACGCTGATGGCTCTCTATTTGATGCCGCACTACTTTCTGCAATTGCTGCATTCTCTCACT TGCAAATCCCCCTTGTTTCTCTCAGTGATGATGGAAGAGTAGTTGCAGTTTCTGGGGATCTACTGGAAGATGAATCAACACCAGAATTGGTTAATAAAGAGAGGAAGCTTTTGCTGCACAGTATCCCATTTTCTCTAACATGCATACTTCACAAAAAGTACATCTTGGCAGACCCAACTGCTGAGGAAGAGTCAATTATGGAAACTTCTATAACTGTAGTTTTGGATTCTTCAGAGCGGCTGGTGTCGATCTATAAACCTGGGGGACCAGTTCTTGCCCACACATCAACTGTTAAG GATTGCATCGTTCTCACAAAACATAGAATGAAGGAGCTGCAGAATATATTAGAGGAATCCCTTTCTGCCATGGAGGTAGTCTAG
- the LOC103991134 gene encoding protein MIZU-KUSSEI 1, with product MTAMASAVVPESASSPSSPRPAITLSQPKKKRPAVKNVKAIRAIRSLFRSFPILTPACRFHATLPRCSRAADGHISGATRTTGTLFGHRKSRITLAIQENPRGVPILLLELAIPTGKFMQEMGSDHLRVALECEKKAADKTKLLEEPLWTAFVNGRKIGYGVKREPSEKDLEIMQLLYTVSTGAGVLPDHMTDAVEGETTYMRAYFDKVVGSKDSETLYMLNPDGNSGPELSIFFVRV from the coding sequence ATGACCGCAATGGCCAGTGCCGTCGTCCCCGAGTCCGCCTCCAGCCCATCCTCCCCTCGCCCCGCCATCACCCTTAGCCAGCCCAAGAAGAAGCGACCGGCCGTCAAGAATGTCAAGGCCATCCGCGCCATCCGATCCCTCTTCCGGTCCTTCCCCATCCTAACCCCTGCCTGCCGCTTCCATGCGACCCTCCCCCGCTGCAGCCGCGCGGCCGACGGCCACATCAGCGGCGCGACCCGCACCACCGGCACCCTCTTCGGCCACCGAAAGTCCCGCATCACCCTCGCCATCCAGGAAAACCCCCGCGGCGTCCCCATCCTCCTCCTCGAGCTTGCCATCCCCACCGGCAAGTTCATGCAGGAGATGGGCTCCGACCATCTCCGGGTCGCGCTGGAGTGCGAGAAGAAGGCCGCCGACAAGACGAAGCTGCTCGAGGAGCCACTGTGGACGGCGTTCGTCAACGGGCGCAAGATCGGGTACGGCGTCAAGCGGGAGCCCTCGGAGAAGGATTTGGAGATAATGCAGCTGCTCTACACCGTGTCCACGGGCGCAGGCGTGCTCCCCGACCACATGACCGACGCCGTCGAAGGTGAGACGACGTACATGCGGGCCTACTTCGACAAGGTGGTGGGAAGCAAGGACTCGGAAACGCTGTACATGCTCAACCCAGATGGGAACAGCGGGCCTGAGCTAAGCATCTTCTTCGTTAGGGTATGA
- the LOC103990835 gene encoding transcription factor GAMYB isoform X1, producing MTSKDQMEQINSQPSEEDSCGESTNKGNEDLKKGPWTSAEDEILVNYVNRFGEGNWNAVQKHTKLRRCGKSCRLRWINHLRPNLKKGAFTEDEEQLIIALHSKMGNRWAQMAAFLPGRTDNEIKNYWNTRKKRCQRAGLPLYPPNACHNVSEENVQCSRLSKYSYSYDQPLELLQGSFPDSPDIISDNFQTSYGASSYAMPFADAAGFGSQNYSFANPTANCVEQSTDSEKFLLALHGSVADVYPTTKQFLFQPSGSTPRNCFGSLHGADPSSQSLAPLLGAIPGSYALLNDTFSTYCPTRGTAKLELPSDQCVETDASSRLSCPATPVSVYNVQSPSATVSVQSNFVSPWKSGPMLRQAHVLSDAEKEPSEMSSITSTIKPNDVFECSGLSINDMELYSTAVADSYMESPSALVSLQSKCFPPWKSSPVLQEAHVLSSAEKEPSLKSSSVTPIVKSSDVSECSINGTELYSSPVAFDRYVKSPSATIPFQSSCVTPWKNVPLRSVLQEGHAPGNSEAKSSEKRSVTSIMKPNNVICSSGLSINDREFNSKPVVADTYVGSPPATFSLQSKYLTSWKSDPVLVEADAFDSAEEEPSKKFC from the exons atgacatcaaaag ACCAAATGGAGCAGATAAACTCACAACCATCTGAAGAAGATAGCTGTGGTGAATCGACGAACAAAGGaaatgaagatttgaagaagggaCCGTGGACGTCTGCTGAGGATGAGATTTTGGTGAATTATGTTAACAGATTTGGTGAGGGGAACTGGAATGCCGTTCAGAAGCACACAAAACTCCGTCGATGTGGCAAAAGCTGTCGTCTACGGTGGATTAATCATCTCAGGCCAAATTTAAAGAAAGGTGCTTTTACAGAAGATGAGGAGCAGCTGATCATTGCACTCCACTCTAAGATGGGAAACAGATGGGCTCAGATGGCTGCATTT TTGCCTGGGCGTACCGATAATGAGATAAAGAACTACTGGAATACACGAAAGAAGAGATGCCAGCGTGCTGGTTTGCCCCTTTACCCTCCAAATGCATGCCACAATGTCTCCGAGGAAAATGTGCAATGCTCACGTCTCAGCAAGTACAGTTACAGTTATGATCAGCCTCTTGAGCTCCTTCAGGGAAGCTTCCCTGACAGTCCTGATATTATATCTGACAACTTCCAGACAAGTTATGGGGCTTCCTCCTATGCAATGCCATTTGCGGATGCAGCGGGTTTTGGATCCCAGAATTATTCCTTTGCAAATCCAACAGCTAATTGTGTTGAGCAATCTACAGACTCTGAAAAATTTCTCCTTGCCTTACATGGTAGTGTTGCGGATGTTTATCCTACAACCAAACAATTTTTGTTTCAGCCTTCAGGAAGCACACCTCGGAATTGTTTTGGTTCTCTCCATGGTGCTGATCCCAGCAGCCAGAGCCTGGCACCTTTGCTAGGTGCCATCCCTGGCAGCTATGCCCTTCTAAATGATACCTTCTCTACTTATTGTCCCACTCGTGGAACTGCAAAGTTAGAGCTCCCTTCAGACCAATGTGTAGAGACTGATGCCAGTAGCAGGCTTAGCTGCCCAGCCACACCTGTTTCAGTTTATAATGTTCAATCTCCATCAGCAACTGTCTCAGTGCAATCCAATTTTGTTTCACCATGGAAGAGTGGTCCAATGCTTCGACAGGCGCATGTACTGAGCGATGCAGAGAAGGAACCATCTGAGATGAGCTCAATTACTTCTACCATCAAACCCAATGATGTTTTCGAGTGCTCAGGTCTTAGTATCAATGATATGGAGTTGTATTCTACAGCTGTTGCTGATTCATATATGGAATCTCCATCAGCTCTCGTCTCATTGCAATCCAAATGTTTTCCACCATGGAAGAGTAGTCCGGTGCTTCAAGAGGCTCATGTACTGAGCAGTGCAGAAAAAGAACCATCTTTGAAGAGCTCCTCAGTAACTCCTATCGTTAAATCCAGTGATGTGTCAGAGTGTAGTATCAACGGGACAGAATTGTACTCTTCACCTGTTGCATTTGATAGGTATGTCAAATCTCCATCAGCTACTATCCCATTCCAGTCCAGTTGTGTTACACCATGGAAGAATGTTCCATTAAGATCAGTACTTCAAGAGGGGCATGCACCGGGCAATTCAGAGGCAAAATCATCTGAGAAGAGGTCAGTGACTTCTATCATGAAACCCAATAATGTGATCTGCTCTTCAGGGTTAAGTATCAACGACAGAGAGTTTAATTCTAAACCTGTTGTAGCTGATACATATGTGGGATCTCCACCAGCAACTTTCTCGTTGCAATCGAAATATCTTACTTCATGGAAGAGCGATCCAGTTCTGGTAGAGGCAGATGCATTTGATAGTGCAGAGGAAGAACCATCCAAAAAGTTCTGTTAA
- the LOC103990835 gene encoding transcription factor GAMYB isoform X2, producing MEQINSQPSEEDSCGESTNKGNEDLKKGPWTSAEDEILVNYVNRFGEGNWNAVQKHTKLRRCGKSCRLRWINHLRPNLKKGAFTEDEEQLIIALHSKMGNRWAQMAAFLPGRTDNEIKNYWNTRKKRCQRAGLPLYPPNACHNVSEENVQCSRLSKYSYSYDQPLELLQGSFPDSPDIISDNFQTSYGASSYAMPFADAAGFGSQNYSFANPTANCVEQSTDSEKFLLALHGSVADVYPTTKQFLFQPSGSTPRNCFGSLHGADPSSQSLAPLLGAIPGSYALLNDTFSTYCPTRGTAKLELPSDQCVETDASSRLSCPATPVSVYNVQSPSATVSVQSNFVSPWKSGPMLRQAHVLSDAEKEPSEMSSITSTIKPNDVFECSGLSINDMELYSTAVADSYMESPSALVSLQSKCFPPWKSSPVLQEAHVLSSAEKEPSLKSSSVTPIVKSSDVSECSINGTELYSSPVAFDRYVKSPSATIPFQSSCVTPWKNVPLRSVLQEGHAPGNSEAKSSEKRSVTSIMKPNNVICSSGLSINDREFNSKPVVADTYVGSPPATFSLQSKYLTSWKSDPVLVEADAFDSAEEEPSKKFC from the exons ATGGAGCAGATAAACTCACAACCATCTGAAGAAGATAGCTGTGGTGAATCGACGAACAAAGGaaatgaagatttgaagaagggaCCGTGGACGTCTGCTGAGGATGAGATTTTGGTGAATTATGTTAACAGATTTGGTGAGGGGAACTGGAATGCCGTTCAGAAGCACACAAAACTCCGTCGATGTGGCAAAAGCTGTCGTCTACGGTGGATTAATCATCTCAGGCCAAATTTAAAGAAAGGTGCTTTTACAGAAGATGAGGAGCAGCTGATCATTGCACTCCACTCTAAGATGGGAAACAGATGGGCTCAGATGGCTGCATTT TTGCCTGGGCGTACCGATAATGAGATAAAGAACTACTGGAATACACGAAAGAAGAGATGCCAGCGTGCTGGTTTGCCCCTTTACCCTCCAAATGCATGCCACAATGTCTCCGAGGAAAATGTGCAATGCTCACGTCTCAGCAAGTACAGTTACAGTTATGATCAGCCTCTTGAGCTCCTTCAGGGAAGCTTCCCTGACAGTCCTGATATTATATCTGACAACTTCCAGACAAGTTATGGGGCTTCCTCCTATGCAATGCCATTTGCGGATGCAGCGGGTTTTGGATCCCAGAATTATTCCTTTGCAAATCCAACAGCTAATTGTGTTGAGCAATCTACAGACTCTGAAAAATTTCTCCTTGCCTTACATGGTAGTGTTGCGGATGTTTATCCTACAACCAAACAATTTTTGTTTCAGCCTTCAGGAAGCACACCTCGGAATTGTTTTGGTTCTCTCCATGGTGCTGATCCCAGCAGCCAGAGCCTGGCACCTTTGCTAGGTGCCATCCCTGGCAGCTATGCCCTTCTAAATGATACCTTCTCTACTTATTGTCCCACTCGTGGAACTGCAAAGTTAGAGCTCCCTTCAGACCAATGTGTAGAGACTGATGCCAGTAGCAGGCTTAGCTGCCCAGCCACACCTGTTTCAGTTTATAATGTTCAATCTCCATCAGCAACTGTCTCAGTGCAATCCAATTTTGTTTCACCATGGAAGAGTGGTCCAATGCTTCGACAGGCGCATGTACTGAGCGATGCAGAGAAGGAACCATCTGAGATGAGCTCAATTACTTCTACCATCAAACCCAATGATGTTTTCGAGTGCTCAGGTCTTAGTATCAATGATATGGAGTTGTATTCTACAGCTGTTGCTGATTCATATATGGAATCTCCATCAGCTCTCGTCTCATTGCAATCCAAATGTTTTCCACCATGGAAGAGTAGTCCGGTGCTTCAAGAGGCTCATGTACTGAGCAGTGCAGAAAAAGAACCATCTTTGAAGAGCTCCTCAGTAACTCCTATCGTTAAATCCAGTGATGTGTCAGAGTGTAGTATCAACGGGACAGAATTGTACTCTTCACCTGTTGCATTTGATAGGTATGTCAAATCTCCATCAGCTACTATCCCATTCCAGTCCAGTTGTGTTACACCATGGAAGAATGTTCCATTAAGATCAGTACTTCAAGAGGGGCATGCACCGGGCAATTCAGAGGCAAAATCATCTGAGAAGAGGTCAGTGACTTCTATCATGAAACCCAATAATGTGATCTGCTCTTCAGGGTTAAGTATCAACGACAGAGAGTTTAATTCTAAACCTGTTGTAGCTGATACATATGTGGGATCTCCACCAGCAACTTTCTCGTTGCAATCGAAATATCTTACTTCATGGAAGAGCGATCCAGTTCTGGTAGAGGCAGATGCATTTGATAGTGCAGAGGAAGAACCATCCAAAAAGTTCTGTTAA
- the LOC135642474 gene encoding calmodulin-binding protein 25-like: MEALMEETCSAAVARWFSDALPSDGDAISLTSSPASIVPVTASPMPPRPLADHPALLRAGSPLGKRKSRASTRRASTFISVDPADFRRMVQQVTGFRLDAGSAAGPVLRPEPFRPGGGQLYPALVPTLDSSAFAVGWTGLADPKDMNRSGVEPVMDEFEPLTGFPTLESWGSF, translated from the coding sequence ATGGAAGCGCTGATGGAGGAGACCTGCTCGGCCGCCGTCGCCCGTTGGTTCTCTGACGCGTTGCCCAGCGACGGGGACGCCATCTCTCTCACTTCCTCTCCCGCCTCCATCGTCCCAGTCACGGCGTCTCCGATGCCGCCTCGGCCGCTCGCCGACCACCCGGCCCTTCTCCGAGCCGGCAGTCCCCTGGGGAAGAGGAAGTCGCGCGCCTCGACGCGGAGGGCGTCGACGTTCATCAGCGTCGACCCGGCCGACTTCCGCCGGATGGTTCAGCAGGTGACCGGCTTCCGGCTCGACGCGGGCAGCGCAGCCGGGCCGGTCCTTAGGCCGGAGCCATTCCGGCCCGGCGGAGGGCAACTGTACCCGGCCTTGGTGCCCACGCTCGACAGTTCGGCCTTCGCCGTCGGGTGGACCGGGCTGGCCGATCCGAAGGACATGAACCGCTCTGGAGTTGAACCGGTGATGGATGAGTTCGAGCCGCTCACCGGTTTTCCGACGCTCGAGTCGTGGGGTTCCTTTTAG